In Nitrosospira briensis C-128, a genomic segment contains:
- a CDS encoding CHRD domain-containing protein, with protein sequence MKLKTLFAGGLLAATIAVPAAADQVFYQARLDGPSEAPPNASPGTGMAMVSIDTDLRTMHIHESFSGLMADTTVSHIHCCTTAPNSGTAGVATAIPTFPDFPSGVREGVYDHTFDMKDASNYNPAFVAANGNNVDGAFSALLTGLNTGGAYSNIHSTMFPMGEIRGFLAPVPEPETYAMLLAGLAIISAVARRRRA encoded by the coding sequence ATGAAACTCAAAACCTTATTTGCAGGAGGTCTTCTGGCGGCGACAATAGCCGTTCCCGCTGCCGCTGATCAGGTATTTTACCAAGCCAGGCTTGATGGCCCCAGCGAGGCTCCGCCTAATGCTTCTCCCGGTACCGGCATGGCAATGGTCAGCATAGACACCGATCTTCGCACAATGCACATTCATGAAAGCTTCAGTGGGCTCATGGCAGATACCACAGTTTCACATATCCATTGCTGCACCACTGCACCAAACAGCGGCACCGCAGGCGTGGCAACCGCAATCCCCACATTTCCGGATTTTCCGTCTGGTGTGAGGGAGGGCGTCTATGACCATACCTTTGATATGAAAGATGCATCGAATTATAACCCTGCTTTCGTCGCGGCCAATGGAAATAACGTTGATGGTGCATTCAGTGCGCTGCTGACAGGGCTGAATACCGGCGGCGCCTATTCAAATATCCATAGCACCATGTTTCCAATGGGCGAGATACGCGGTTTCCTTGCGCCCGTACCCGAACCCGAGACCTATGCGATGCTACTTGCCGGTCTTGCCATAATAAGTGCGGTCGCACGGCGCCGTCGTGCTTGA
- a CDS encoding MarC family protein, whose product MALTIKKTITLFVLMGPVSMIPVFLAATEGFDLRSKGRFARTIGLSVTVALLVATFLGMPILGLLGVSLGAMQVGGGVIVLLLAIAMVLGKESTFKGSPSIANEDGVQEAAIVPLAVPLLAGPAAFSYVMGNSAWHTSADLIHVVVPILIVGIVCWITFYMACQAEKKIRQSTLDVIQRVGGFILAAMAIEMMATGLRGLFPMLAPA is encoded by the coding sequence TTGGCTCTAACCATCAAGAAAACCATCACGCTGTTCGTGCTGATGGGGCCTGTTTCCATGATCCCGGTTTTTCTCGCCGCTACGGAGGGTTTTGATTTACGCAGCAAGGGCCGCTTTGCCAGAACTATCGGGTTGAGCGTCACGGTGGCGTTGCTGGTGGCAACATTTCTGGGGATGCCTATTTTAGGATTGCTCGGCGTATCGCTGGGGGCGATGCAGGTTGGCGGCGGAGTTATTGTCTTGTTGCTGGCAATAGCAATGGTTCTTGGGAAAGAATCAACCTTCAAGGGATCGCCCAGTATTGCTAATGAAGATGGGGTTCAGGAAGCCGCAATCGTTCCTCTGGCTGTGCCACTGCTGGCCGGTCCGGCGGCATTCAGCTATGTCATGGGAAATAGTGCATGGCATACCTCTGCCGATCTGATTCATGTGGTGGTGCCTATCCTTATCGTAGGCATCGTGTGCTGGATAACTTTTTATATGGCTTGTCAGGCGGAAAAGAAGATTCGCCAATCCACTTTGGATGTAATACAGCGCGTCGGCGGATTCATCCTTGCGGCGATGGCCATAGAAATGATGGCCACCGGATTACGTGGACTATTTCCGATGCTTGCTCCAGCGTAG
- a CDS encoding DUF6279 family lipoprotein: protein MTTSSLKLPVIAVLILVLSTFAGCSVVRFGYNQANHLTYWWLDRFVDFNDMQKPRAREALAKWFAWHRRAHLPRYADLLANSQNLVLEDITAERTCGLWTDLRGFMDSAFDRALPMTAEIMLTLTPQQIQNIELRYAEINEEFHDEHLQGDASRRLKKSIKRTAERAEFFYGNLDNAQQELITRWVTLSPYEVNIWNTERHRRQQDLVQLLRRLNADKSSQDKAQMALRAYVERIYSSPSDDYRKYAEQVWVYNCAFVANLHNATTAAQRKHAMKKLKDWESEIRVLVSSAETVGLGPSFP from the coding sequence ATGACTACATCTTCTTTGAAGTTGCCGGTTATCGCCGTGCTGATTTTGGTGCTATCCACGTTTGCGGGATGCAGCGTAGTCCGTTTTGGTTATAACCAGGCAAATCATTTGACTTACTGGTGGCTTGACCGGTTTGTCGATTTCAACGATATGCAGAAACCGCGAGCCCGTGAAGCACTCGCGAAATGGTTTGCCTGGCATCGGCGTGCGCACTTGCCTAGGTACGCCGATTTACTTGCAAACTCGCAGAATCTCGTACTGGAAGATATTACGGCCGAGCGTACATGTGGTTTGTGGACTGACTTGCGCGGATTTATGGACAGCGCTTTCGATCGCGCCCTGCCAATGACGGCTGAAATAATGTTAACGCTGACGCCACAGCAGATACAGAATATAGAGCTGCGATACGCCGAAATTAATGAGGAGTTTCACGACGAACACCTTCAGGGCGATGCGTCGCGGCGTCTCAAGAAATCAATCAAGCGCACAGCTGAGCGAGCTGAATTCTTCTACGGCAACCTCGACAACGCGCAACAAGAGCTTATTACGCGGTGGGTGACACTCTCACCCTATGAAGTCAATATCTGGAATACCGAGCGCCATCGGCGCCAGCAGGATCTTGTGCAGCTACTGCGGCGGTTGAACGCGGATAAGTCGAGCCAGGATAAGGCACAAATGGCGCTCCGGGCTTATGTGGAACGTATTTATAGCTCGCCGAGTGATGACTACAGGAAGTACGCAGAGCAAGTGTGGGTTTATAACTGCGCATTTGTGGCAAATCTCCATAACGCGACGACCGCAGCACAGCGAAAACATGCCATGAAGAAACTCAAAGACTGGGAGTCCGAGATTCGCGTGCTTGTATCGTCTGCAGAAACAGTCGGGCTCGGCCCATCCTTTCCATGA
- a CDS encoding exonuclease domain-containing protein gives MLPFPYVILDLETTGTTPLHDRIIEIALIRFEEGMESDRWETLVNPGMPIPPFITRLTGISNGMVQDAPSFEEVAHKLYSFLEGAVLAAHNVRFDYGFLKNEYRRMGALLQHRVLCTVRLSRKLYPQHKGHGLDAIVQRHGLHTDVRHRAMGDVELVVAYLEVARRELGSRQLLDAASALLKDPSLPARLDAAMVDRIPDSPGVYFFYGKNDLPLYIGKSVTLRSRVMSHFSNDHASSGDMRIAQEVERVEWTETAGELGALLLESRLIKEHQPIHNKRLRRSCTLFSLAVADGPGKIPLVNIVTEEDIRPEVFEHLYGLFRSKTKAVDALREMIRENRLCPRLVGLEKGHGACFSHQLKRCNGVCAGREAPELHFLRLKQALISLRLKSWPYPGQIGIREYCKSSGRAQLHVFNYWCHLGTVDNECDLDEMLNVRSAMKFDLDTYKLLLKTLGKQVSVILLGPQAN, from the coding sequence GTGCTTCCTTTCCCCTACGTCATTCTTGACCTGGAAACCACGGGCACCACGCCCCTGCATGACCGCATTATCGAAATTGCGCTCATCCGCTTCGAAGAGGGAATGGAAAGCGACCGCTGGGAAACGCTGGTCAATCCAGGCATGCCCATTCCACCTTTCATCACTCGCCTAACCGGCATCAGCAATGGAATGGTGCAGGATGCACCGTCATTTGAAGAAGTCGCGCACAAACTCTACAGTTTTCTTGAGGGGGCGGTGCTGGCCGCGCATAACGTCCGCTTCGACTACGGTTTCCTCAAGAACGAATACCGGCGCATGGGCGCCCTGCTCCAGCATCGGGTATTATGCACCGTCCGGCTCTCGCGCAAGCTCTATCCCCAACACAAGGGTCACGGGCTGGATGCCATTGTGCAGCGTCATGGGCTCCATACCGATGTGCGCCACCGGGCGATGGGTGATGTGGAACTGGTGGTGGCCTATTTGGAGGTAGCCCGGCGCGAACTGGGTTCAAGGCAGTTGCTTGACGCGGCCAGTGCGTTGCTGAAAGATCCCAGCCTACCCGCAAGACTGGATGCGGCGATGGTTGACCGTATTCCCGACAGCCCCGGCGTCTATTTCTTCTACGGTAAAAATGACCTTCCCCTCTATATCGGCAAGAGCGTTACGCTAAGATCCCGGGTGATGTCCCATTTCAGCAATGATCATGCCTCTTCCGGCGATATGCGCATTGCTCAGGAGGTCGAGCGGGTCGAATGGACGGAAACAGCCGGAGAGCTGGGGGCCCTTCTCCTGGAATCAAGATTGATCAAGGAACACCAGCCGATACACAACAAACGGCTGCGACGTTCCTGCACGCTCTTTTCCCTGGCGGTGGCCGATGGGCCGGGCAAGATCCCGCTGGTCAATATCGTAACGGAAGAGGACATCCGCCCCGAAGTGTTCGAACATTTATATGGGCTGTTCCGCTCGAAAACGAAGGCGGTCGATGCGCTGCGCGAAATGATCCGAGAAAACAGGCTGTGTCCCCGGCTCGTGGGCCTGGAAAAAGGGCATGGGGCCTGTTTTTCCCATCAGCTCAAACGCTGCAACGGAGTCTGCGCCGGTAGAGAAGCGCCTGAGCTGCATTTTCTGCGGCTGAAACAGGCGCTGATTTCGCTCAGGCTCAAGTCATGGCCTTATCCGGGACAGATCGGCATTCGCGAATACTGCAAATCGTCCGGACGCGCACAACTGCATGTCTTTAACTACTGGTGCCACCTGGGAACAGTGGACAACGAATGCGATCTGGATGAGATGCTGAATGTCCGCTCCGCCATGAAGTTCGATCTGGATACCTACAAATTGCTGCTAAAGACCCTGGGGAAGCAAGTCAGCGTCATTTTGCTTGGGCCGCAAGCAAATTAA
- a CDS encoding HU family DNA-binding protein, with amino-acid sequence MVRREMISVWEWIEEQNYPTPIAARGGIIGNFLMDIQNWDKSSKSASADRYEDFKEIVNHAKKLSRLLQKYQGEKRQAFNYYSALIPREYDLELKRFLHPDLKARIETRSEILRSIWHQLLPPIEEIISGIARSLDEDDSKLTRDFPRKMAAPILPVMVSELLSAIEIRNAKSGDKPQVARWKRFKPAGARPMRPVPWGVFTVSLSRSCKKGNSLSLLGFGTFEVRSCAARIGRNPKTGEELKIAAAKVPDSSQAPRLKQLSMVDKMDRFSSSPVPAPGYY; translated from the coding sequence TTGGTTCGTCGGGAAATGATATCCGTTTGGGAATGGATAGAGGAACAAAATTACCCAACCCCAATCGCAGCTCGAGGGGGGATTATCGGTAATTTCTTGATGGATATTCAAAACTGGGATAAATCATCAAAATCCGCCTCTGCGGACAGGTATGAAGACTTTAAAGAAATCGTAAACCACGCAAAAAAGCTTTCCCGGTTGCTACAGAAATACCAAGGGGAAAAGAGACAAGCTTTTAATTATTACAGCGCGTTAATTCCCAGAGAATACGATCTAGAGTTGAAGAGATTCTTACATCCTGATTTAAAAGCAAGAATAGAAACTAGATCAGAAATTCTCCGATCAATATGGCATCAATTATTACCGCCAATTGAAGAAATAATCAGTGGTATTGCTCGTTCCCTAGATGAAGATGATAGTAAATTAACCCGCGATTTTCCGAGAAAGATGGCGGCCCCTATTTTACCCGTCATGGTCTCTGAGCTCTTATCCGCTATTGAAATCCGCAACGCGAAATCAGGGGACAAGCCGCAAGTTGCGCGATGGAAACGGTTTAAACCCGCTGGTGCAAGGCCGATGCGGCCCGTGCCGTGGGGGGTGTTTACCGTATCATTGTCGAGGTCCTGCAAAAAGGGCAATTCCCTCTCGCTGCTGGGATTCGGCACCTTCGAAGTGCGCAGCTGCGCCGCGCGCATCGGCCGTAATCCAAAGACCGGCGAAGAACTGAAGATTGCCGCAGCAAAAGTGCCGGATTCAAGCCAGGCGCCGCGCTTAAAGCAGCTGTCAATGGTGGATAAAATGGATCGCTTCTCTTCCTCGCCCGTCCCTGCGCCTGGGTATTATTAG
- a CDS encoding Cro/CI family transcriptional regulator: protein MKTTFAISLFGSVAELAAALGITVQAVYLWGDEVPKLRQYEIRELRPEAFIKARDLVDDLIELAEEGEVYFDKTRYQYSLDDIEKSAVKAHPEFSAFMATTLAMGKAAL from the coding sequence ATGAAAACTACTTTTGCCATTTCACTCTTTGGGAGCGTTGCTGAGTTAGCCGCTGCACTCGGTATAACTGTACAGGCCGTGTATCTGTGGGGCGACGAAGTTCCCAAGCTTCGTCAGTACGAAATTCGCGAGCTTCGCCCCGAAGCATTCATCAAAGCAAGAGATTTGGTAGATGACCTCATTGAACTCGCGGAGGAGGGAGAAGTGTATTTCGACAAAACCAGATATCAATATTCGCTTGATGACATCGAGAAAAGCGCCGTTAAGGCGCATCCCGAATTTTCCGCGTTTATGGCGACCACGCTGGCCATGGGGAAGGCTGCCCTGTAG
- a CDS encoding BRCT domain-containing protein: MSWFRNLFGSRSSEDNKINDPEDPRLLKIHANRLINRDIDQLTGICEFALQDGHVDQSEAEAILGWLNNHKACLDTWPANVLYDRLRRILADGALDSDEQADLLTLIMRVASPRAIDGSVIPSSLPIDDPVPDIIFEGRNFCLTGVFDFGSRAECQEAVVRHGGIPIKGVTKKLHYLVIGNVGSEVWKHTSFGLKIAKAVSYRESGVPLAIIAENHWTDHIV; encoded by the coding sequence ATGAGCTGGTTTAGGAATTTGTTTGGTTCGCGAAGCAGCGAGGATAACAAAATTAACGACCCAGAAGATCCTCGTCTTCTCAAGATTCACGCAAACCGGCTGATTAATAGAGATATAGATCAGTTAACCGGAATCTGCGAATTCGCCCTACAAGACGGACATGTTGATCAATCCGAAGCAGAGGCAATTCTGGGTTGGTTAAACAATCATAAAGCCTGCCTAGACACATGGCCTGCTAACGTACTATATGATCGACTGAGACGTATCTTGGCAGACGGTGCTTTGGATTCTGATGAACAAGCTGATCTGCTGACTCTAATTATGAGAGTAGCGAGTCCGCGCGCAATTGATGGCTCTGTTATTCCGTCTTCATTACCCATTGATGATCCAGTGCCAGACATCATCTTTGAAGGCCGCAATTTTTGCCTTACAGGTGTTTTTGACTTCGGTTCCCGTGCTGAATGCCAAGAGGCTGTGGTGAGACATGGGGGTATTCCTATAAAAGGTGTAACCAAGAAACTACACTATTTGGTGATTGGAAATGTAGGATCAGAGGTATGGAAACACACCAGTTTTGGGCTAAAGATTGCAAAGGCCGTGAGCTATAGGGAATCAGGAGTGCCACTCGCAATTATCGCAGAGAACCATTGGACCGATCACATCGTTTAA